One segment of Pseudanabaena sp. PCC 6802 DNA contains the following:
- a CDS encoding type I restriction-modification system subunit M, with the protein MLTNSKLRSQVDDIWDRLWSAGLSLPTDSIEQFSYLLFLKRLDDEENKREKQAKRRNKPFEPKIPTELRWSHWVNFKADAALKHVREKVFPWLRSAGTEGSSFERYMKNAEFKISKAGTLIEVCKIIDAMNIAEQNQDVQGDLYEYLLNKLSSAGLNGQFRTPRHIIRMMVEIIDPQPKERIGDLAAGTCGFLVNAYQYILEQHTSPKVLYDAEGNKHAVGDLLPAESLKFLKNEALTAYDNDSGMTMLRIGSMNLMLHGIEQPRFFLMDTLSKAFNDEKTLDVVLMNPPFTGKMDESDINPALPTKCKKTELLFLHQILRVLEMGGRCAVIVPDGVLFGSSKQHQDIRKKLLEENRLDGVISMPSGVFKPYAGVSTAGLIFTRGATTNRIWFYDMEHDGFSLDDKRQPVSENDIPDILECWKCRFDEDFNAQRESRKLAIKELLTPLKAKRLELEQDINRLKFEEVIAPEDDDRPRLALEEAEAQIKELSEKIAPLQNEINRLNRQFWVEKALVQANKYDLSASRYRQVEQDEVFYEAPEVTIERSLTLESFIKQEYEELKSLLLGSD; encoded by the coding sequence AAAGCGGCGTAACAAACCATTTGAGCCGAAAATCCCCACAGAGTTGCGTTGGTCGCATTGGGTGAATTTCAAAGCAGATGCAGCACTCAAGCACGTTCGCGAGAAAGTGTTTCCTTGGTTGCGATCGGCAGGGACTGAGGGCAGTTCTTTTGAACGCTACATGAAAAATGCTGAGTTTAAAATCAGTAAAGCAGGGACACTGATCGAGGTCTGCAAAATTATTGATGCAATGAATATTGCGGAGCAGAACCAAGACGTACAGGGGGATTTGTACGAATATCTGCTCAATAAGCTCAGTTCGGCGGGGCTAAACGGGCAATTTCGTACACCGCGCCACATTATCCGCATGATGGTGGAAATTATTGACCCGCAACCCAAGGAGCGTATTGGCGATCTGGCGGCAGGAACCTGCGGCTTTTTGGTGAATGCCTATCAGTACATTCTGGAACAGCACACGAGTCCCAAGGTTTTATACGATGCAGAGGGGAATAAGCACGCGGTTGGGGATTTATTGCCTGCGGAGTCGCTGAAGTTCTTAAAAAATGAGGCACTGACTGCCTACGACAATGATTCTGGTATGACGATGTTGCGGATTGGGTCGATGAACCTGATGCTGCATGGAATCGAGCAGCCGCGCTTCTTTTTAATGGATACGCTATCGAAGGCATTTAACGATGAGAAGACTCTGGATGTAGTGCTGATGAATCCACCCTTTACGGGCAAGATGGATGAGTCGGACATTAACCCAGCACTACCAACCAAGTGCAAGAAAACAGAATTGCTGTTTCTGCACCAAATCCTGCGGGTATTGGAGATGGGCGGACGGTGTGCGGTAATCGTGCCTGATGGGGTGTTGTTCGGTTCGAGCAAGCAACATCAAGACATTCGCAAAAAGCTACTGGAAGAGAACCGTTTAGATGGCGTGATTTCCATGCCTTCGGGGGTATTCAAACCCTATGCGGGGGTTTCGACGGCGGGGCTGATTTTCACGCGGGGCGCAACTACAAACCGCATCTGGTTTTATGACATGGAGCATGATGGGTTTTCGCTGGATGACAAGCGCCAACCTGTGTCTGAAAATGACATTCCCGATATTCTAGAATGCTGGAAATGTCGCTTTGATGAGGACTTTAACGCTCAACGGGAAAGCCGCAAACTGGCAATTAAGGAGTTGCTGACACCTTTGAAAGCAAAGCGTTTGGAACTTGAGCAAGATATTAACCGCCTCAAGTTTGAAGAGGTGATTGCCCCTGAAGACGACGATCGCCCACGTTTGGCACTGGAGGAAGCCGAGGCACAAATCAAGGAACTGAGCGAGAAAATTGCCCCCTTACAAAATGAAATCAACCGCCTCAATCGTCAGTTTTGGGTAGAAAAGGCTTTGGTGCAAGCAAATAAGTACGATCTGTCTGCGAGTCGTTATCGTCAGGTAGAACAGGATGAGGTTTTTTATGAGGCCCCAGAGGTAACGATAGAGCGATCGCTAACCTTAGAATCCTTTATAAAGCAAGAGTATGAGGAGCTAAAAAGTTTACTTTTAGGTAGCGATTAA